GATTCAGGAAACAATTCGGATAACGAGGTAAAATTCATCGAAgagaaaaaacattcaaaatccGAGCTAAGTTAGGCAGGAATTCAAATTTCAGAAATCCGACCCAATACTAATGACACATAACATCAAAACCGAATCAGAAAAAGAGAAAGTACAGATTTCGGAAGCATGcgcattttcacaaaaaaagtgaAGATGCGCCAGACACTCAGGCAGAGAAGGTTGCAAGGATAGCCAAAGCTCTCAGAAAAGTTGAAGAGAATTTACAGTCTGAGAATCCGATACATTCTTGGGAAGACATATTCACAAGCTTCCTAAGAAATGGCGATTTGTATGTCCCACTTGAGGGCAAGAGCGAGAGCAAAGATGTGAAGatcggggaaaaaaataaaggagTTCTGATGTTCGAGCCGAACCATAAAAAAAACACTCCAATGGTTGAAATAGCGAATTACCTGAACGGCTGCccatcaaaagagaaaaaagcaagcCTCATCATAGCTCCCTCACGGATACTGCCGTGTTGGGAGAAAGAGTTGGGAAAAGAGGCACCCAAACTGGTAACAAAGATTTATTCCGGAACGGCTGAAAACCGTCGACAAATCACGACTCAACTCGTTAAGCAGAAATTTGATGTTCTGCTTACGAGTTTCGAATACGCTTCCAGGGACAATGCCCAACTTTCAGAAATCCACTGGAAGTGCATATTTGTCGACGAGCGTTTCCGGCTCAAGAGCCAGTCCTGCAAGCTGACGAAGGTGTTGATCCGGAAGTACCAGAATGCGGAACTGCGTTTCCTGCTGACCGAAAAGGCCATGCAGGAAAACCTTCCCGATTCTTGGTCCGGCATTAATTACTTAACTCCTGAAAAATATGACGGAGAATcatttgagaagttttttaatgCGGAGGAGCCGGTAAAACTTAGGCTCAACCGGAAAGAGACACAAGCTGCAATCAAGTGCTTGCAATTGGCGATGAAGCCGTTCCTGAAGATGATAGCAGATAACAGCACCACTGGAAGAATC
This sequence is a window from Uloborus diversus isolate 005 chromosome 10, Udiv.v.3.1, whole genome shotgun sequence. Protein-coding genes within it:
- the LOC129231613 gene encoding probable global transcription activator SNF2L2 — protein: MVEIANYLNGCPSKEKKASLIIAPSRILPCWEKELGKEAPKLVTKIYSGTAENRRQITTQLVKQKFDVLLTSFEYASRDNAQLSEIHWKCIFVDERFRLKSQSCKLTKVLIRKYQNAELRFLLTEKAMQENLPDSWSGINYLTPEKYDGESFEKFFNAEEPVKLRLNRKETQAAIKCLQLAMKPFLKMIADNSTTGRIDRSILNTIKCDMSFIQKKIYMNIKKGEEIFPKKCLVSVSELKTKQKVDKLTQLRKICNHPFMFDEVE